The DNA segment GACATCCTGACCAAGGCAATTGGCACCAATAATCCGCACAATGTGTTGCGTGCCACTATCGCCGGTCTCGAATCCCTGCGTAGTGCCGAGGAAGTTGCCGCTTTGCGTGGTGTCCCGGTCTCTACGCCGAGAAAGTAAAGGAGATTCGCCGTGTTGAAAGTTAAAATGATCAAAAGCAAGATTGCGTGCAAGCCTGACCAGGTAAGAACTCTGGAAGCTCTGGGCCTGCGCAAGATTCGCCAGGAGAAGACTCATGATGACAATCCTGTCATCAGGGGAATGATCTATAAGGTGAGACATCTGGTGGAGGTAACTGAGTCATGAGACTTCATGAACTGTATGCATTCCCGGAAGAATACAAACAGCGCCGTCGTATAGGTCGTGGCTCAGGCTCCGGCTCGGGCAAGACTTCCGGCAAAGGACACAAAGGACAGAACTCCCGCGCAGGTGGGGGCGTCCGTCCTGGGTTTGAAGGCGGCCAAATGCCTTTGGCTCGTCGTCTGCCCAAGCGCGGTTTCAAAAATCCCTTCCGTGTTGAATATGAAGCCGTCAATGTGGGCCGTCTGATTGCCCTCTTCGAAGGCAAGGACGAGATCACTCTCGCTGACATGTATGAACGCGGCGTTGTCAAAGATGGCGCTCCCGTGAAGGTGCTCGGCAATGGAGAAGTGACTCAGGCTGTGACCATTGAAGCTCATCGTTTCAGTGCTTCTGCTGCCGACAAGATCGCCAAGGCCGGCGGTAACGCCAAGGCCGTTGAAGGCTAACTCTCTAGAGTATCGGAAGGGTTATTGTGTCGATGTCAGGAGTTGAGAATCTTGCCCGAGTGCCAGAGTTGAAAAATAAATTGCTCTGGACGTTCGCATTGCTTGCTGTCTACCGGATGGGCATCCATATCCCTATTCCAGGCGTCGACAGCGCAGCGCTTGCCGAATTTTTCGCGCAGGCGCAGAACACTCTCTTCGGGATATTCGATATGTTCTCGGGCGGTGGGCTTTCCAAAATGTCCATCTTTGCCTTGGGCATCATGCCCTACATCTCGGCTTCCATTATTCTTCAACTCCTGACAGTCGTGTCGCCCGAGTTGAAGCGCCTCCAAAAGGAGGAAGGGGAAGCCGGGCGGAAAAAAATAACCCAGTACACCAGATATGGTACCGTTCTCATTACCGTGGTGCAGGGCTTTGCCATTGCATCCGGTCTTGAGTCCGCTGCCAGTCCCACCGGGGCACCTATGGTCATCGATCCAGGCTGGGGGTTCAAGTTGATAACTATCTTGACCCTCACCTCCGGTACCGTGTTCCTGATGTGGCTGGGTGAACAAATGACTGAAAAGGGAATCGGAAACGGTATTTCCCTGATCATCTATGCAGGTATTGTGGCAGGGCTACCTGGTGCTATTTCAAAAACCGTGCAGTTGATGACAGTTGGAGAAATCTCTCTGTTTGTTCTCTTGTTCATAGGACTCTTCATGGCCGCTATTTTGGCGTTCATTGTCTTTATGGAACGGGGACAACGCAGGATTCCGATTCACTATGCTAAGCGTCAGCAGGGAAGACGTATGTTTGGTGGGCAG comes from the Pseudodesulfovibrio piezophilus C1TLV30 genome and includes:
- the rplO gene encoding 50S ribosomal protein L15, with protein sequence MRLHELYAFPEEYKQRRRIGRGSGSGSGKTSGKGHKGQNSRAGGGVRPGFEGGQMPLARRLPKRGFKNPFRVEYEAVNVGRLIALFEGKDEITLADMYERGVVKDGAPVKVLGNGEVTQAVTIEAHRFSASAADKIAKAGGNAKAVEG
- the rpmD gene encoding 50S ribosomal protein L30, with translation MLKVKMIKSKIACKPDQVRTLEALGLRKIRQEKTHDDNPVIRGMIYKVRHLVEVTES
- the secY gene encoding preprotein translocase subunit SecY, yielding MSMSGVENLARVPELKNKLLWTFALLAVYRMGIHIPIPGVDSAALAEFFAQAQNTLFGIFDMFSGGGLSKMSIFALGIMPYISASIILQLLTVVSPELKRLQKEEGEAGRKKITQYTRYGTVLITVVQGFAIASGLESAASPTGAPMVIDPGWGFKLITILTLTSGTVFLMWLGEQMTEKGIGNGISLIIYAGIVAGLPGAISKTVQLMTVGEISLFVLLFIGLFMAAILAFIVFMERGQRRIPIHYAKRQQGRRMFGGQTTHLPLKINTAGVIPPIFASSILMFPATVAQFSNVQWLKDIASFMTPSSIIYNILFVGIVIFFCYFYTAIMFDPKGIAENIQKQGGFIPGIRPGNRTREYIDKVLARITLWGAFYVAFVCVVPMFLISNFGVPFYFGGTSLLIVVGVAMDFMGQIESYLISRQYEGLMGKAGKGR